A segment of the Cucurbita pepo subsp. pepo cultivar mu-cu-16 unplaced genomic scaffold, ASM280686v2 Cp4.1_scaffold000134, whole genome shotgun sequence genome:
AGTTTCGTAGCTTTGAAGGGTACAGAattttgcttatttatttGCGACAAAGGGTCTAATCGGCAAACACTGCAACCACTGCAAGCACCTTCGGCGTGTCAATGGCGAAGCTGTATGCGTCGTGTGCAGCAATGGTGGCGGTGCAAATTGGGTATGGCGGATCCAACATTCTTATGAAAGTGGCTAGCGAGAAGGATCTTGATCCTTTCGTGTTCTTCGTGTATCGCCATATCATCGCCTTCCTCGTCTTGCTTCCTTTCGCTTATGTGATCGATAGGTGCAATAATAAAAGTCGTTTGTGTTCTTCCTTCGATTCATGGTTGATTATATGGTGATGATTGTTTGAATCATGCAGAAACAAACGGACTTCTTTGACGATTTCCATGACCATTAAGATCTTCTTGCTCGCCATTTTAGGCTCAACTATTTACTTGAATCTTTTCTACCTTGGAATTAAGTATACTTCAGCCACCGTCGCTTCCGCTTTCAGTAATGTCACTCCCAGCTTCACCTTCGTCATGGCTGTTTTGTTCAGGTACTCAAATAGAATTcataactcaactcaatccaattCAACCGTCTATTGAGTGTTCCAGTTGTTTCcattgtcaacttctccctgcCAATAGTTATATAGTGTGAGCagttgttgttactctcttcCTTGCAtatatataacgtctctttcaaaatctctctttcaaaaatctctctctgcccttattttctaaaatcgaaattagaggctcgagcatacgtcgtttggccgtaggcgacgtaagaacgaattggcttagctcacttgtcgttggaaagtgagtaccgcacaatcgcaagttcGGTGCTATCAAGAGTGCGATGGTGACAATTACTCTccatattacattaataactaaaaaaatttaaaatttaaatatcaaatattcatttttattgtttaggTTAGTTAGTTTAAGTTATCGGGTCATTTAAACACTCCTATGATCAGGTCGGttgttttacattattttttttttttaattttaattttgggaaACTTTTTCCcaacttttaaaatgtgggTGTAGTTGTACTAAAATTCCATTTTTACACACATTTTtgtctcatttttttcattttgtcgATAAATATGAATCATTCAAAAGTACTTCTTTACtagttttgtaatttattattattattattattttaaaattcacaacCATAGAAATTGGAACTTTTCAACTTTACAAAAGCTAAAATATCTCCCATCACTAAACAATATTAACATTGATCTAAAGGTGATGTATTTTCTTGAGGGAATCCTTACTTTTAATTTGGATcgaatacattttcaaaagtaatGCTTAAAGATATATATTCGAAGTCGAGGGCATAGATTTTTTATGCCTAAAATTACCATACATTTATGTCAGTTGTGGATGTGACATACTTTTACcgaataatatttatttcttcatttatgtttataattctcgataatatttaaataatatttttataagagttcaagttaataaattattaatttaagtattttttaatttttttatttacttatgtATAAAGATTGGAGAAAGTGAATATCAAAACTGCACGAGGTGGTGCTAAAGTGTTGGGGACGGTTATCTGCATTGGTGGTTCGCTTATTTTCACGTTCTGGAAAGGACCATACTTAACCAAAGCCATCTTCAAGGAGCCACTCATAAACATATACAAGAATGAGGACTCTGGGAATAGTAGCGGCAAGGATTGGATCAAGGGCTCGGCTTTTATTGTTCTAAGTGAGATGTCTTGGAGTGCATGGCTAATTCTACAGGTAActtatgttgaggattattgggattgggagtgttccacattggttaatttagtggaagatcatgggtttataagtgacgaatactatctccattggtatgaggccttttgggaaagcccaaagcaaagccatgagagcttatgctcaaagtggacaatatcataccattgtggagagtcgtgttcgtctaacaactTAGTCTTATTTTATGCAACCAAATGAAATAGGCTCATCAAATCTCAATGCCTTGCAGACATTTGTCACCAGAAAATACCCAGCTAAATTGACCATTACTGTTCTAACTTGCGTGTTTGCAACTGCACAATCTGGCTTCCTTGCCTTGTTCTTCGCAAGAGATCCAGAAAAATGGAAGCTGCAATGGGATGCACGGTTGTTAACCATCGTATATAGTGTGAGTGTATTGTCTCgtataggatacaagctatcAACTAACTTCTAAACAAACTATAACGGATGTGTGTAGGGCATTATTATTTCGGCGGTCGGGTATTTCGTACAAACCTGGGTCATCAGCCACAATGGGCCAGTTTTTACTTCAATATTaataactcaactcaatccaattCAACCGTCTATTGAGTGTTCCAGTTGTTTCcattgtcaacttctccctgcCAATAGTTATATAGTGTGAGCagttgttgttactctcttcCTTGCAtatatataacgtctctttcaaaatctctctttcaaaaatctctctctgcccttattttctaaaatcgaaattagaggctcgagcatacgtcgtttggccgtaggcgacgtaagaacgaattggcttagctcacttgtcgttggaaagtgagtaccgcacaatcgcaagttcGGTGCTATCAAGAGTGCGATGGTGACAATTACTCTccatattacattaataactaaaaaaatttaaaatttaaatatcaaatattcatttttattgtttaggTTAGTTAGTTTAAGTTATCGGGTCATTTAAACACTCCTATGATCAGGTCGGttgttttacattattttttttttttaattttaattttgggaaACTTTTTCCcaacttttaaaatgtgggTGTAGTTGTACTAAAATTCCATTTTTACACACATTTTtgtctcatttttttcattttgtcgATAAATATGAATCATTCAAAAGTACTTCTTTACtagttttgtaatttattattattattattattttaaaattcacaacCATAGAAATTGGAACTTTTCAACTTTACAAAAGCTAAAATATCTCCCATCACTAAACAATATTAACATTGATCTAAAGGTGATGTATTTTCTTGAGGGAATCCTTACTTTTAATTTGGATcgaatacattttcaaaagtaatGCTTAAAGATATATATTCGAAGTCGAGGGCATAGATTTTTTATGCCTAAAATTACCATACATTTATGTCAGTTGTGGATGTGACATACTTTTACcgaataatatttatttcttcatttatgtttataattctcgataatatttaaataatatttttataagagttcaagttaataaattattaatttaagtattttttaatttttttatttacttatgtATAAAGATTGGAGAAAGTGAATATCAAAACTGCAAGAGGTGGTGCTAAAGTGTTGGGGACGGTTATCTGCATTGGTGGTTCGCTTATTTTCACGTTCTGGAAAGGACCATACTTAACCAAAGCCATCTTCAAGGAGCCGCTCATAAACATATACAAGAATCAGGACTCTGGGAATAGTAGCGGCAAGGATTGGATCAAGGGCTCGGCTTTTATTGTTCTAAGTGAGATGTCTTGGAGTGCATGGCTAATTCTACAGGTAACTTAGTCTTATTTTATGGAACCAAATGAAATAGGCTCATCAAATCTCAATGCCTTGCAGACATTTGTCACCAGAAAATACCCAGCTAAATTGACCATTACTGTTCTAACTTGCGTGTTTGCAACTGCACAATCTGGCTTCCTTGCCTTGTTCTTCGCAAGAGATCCAGAAAAATGGAAGCTGCAATGGGATGCACGGTTGTTAACCATCGTATATAGTGTGAGTGTATTGTCTCgtataggatacaagctatcAACTAACTTCTAAACAAACTATAACGGATGTGTGTAGGGCATTATTATTTCGGCGGTCGGGTATTTCGTACAAACCTGGGTCATCAGCCACAATGGGCCAGTTTTTACTTCAATATTTAACCCCCTAATGCTGATATTTGTGGCCATATTCTCAGCATTTGTGTTCTCAGAGAGGCTTCATGTGGGCAGGTAAGCCACTCCCTTCCTCTACCATGTTTGTATTGAATTGAAGGTGTTAACTGAAACTGTTGTGCTATGAAGCTTGGTGGGAGCTTTCTTTATCGTATTGGGTCTGTATTTGGTGCTGTGGGGGAAGAAGGCAGATCATGTGGTGGCGGATGAACAGCAGGACAATGAAAAGGGGTTGGTTGACACTGAAATGCAGAATACATCTGTAAATGATAATGAAGTGAAAGATAGTGTAAGAGAAACCAGAATTTCTCCGATTTGAGCTGCAAATGTTGCAAGTTAACTACGGAACACACCATGTGGCAGCACTTTGTTCTTTCACTGTTCTTGTATTGTATCTATACTTATATAAGTCTATATTTAGAATGGAGTTAGTTACTTGTAGAATTAACCATGCACTCCAAGACATCTCacttaaaacaataaaagctGAGCCCTTCATCCAATCCTTGCCACTGCATTGTTCAGAGTCTTGATTTTGGTTACCTgacgcttttttttttttattaaaagttcgGGTTAGTTGGATCAataatctattaaaataataaatagaattgggatcgaaggtACGTATTCacattgatattcataacgtttaaataagatacaagctaccaactaatatcttaataattaaatattaagaataaaataaaaattaggaatatctaagatatatatCGTAACTaattattagaatatattttccaaatattatatctcaacgTTCATGTATGTCAATAACACCCAACTTGGCTTTCAGAAAATAGAGAAGGTAAGACAATAACACTTAACTTGagagtgtaggtcaataacaattttgtcTTCGCAATAGTGAAAATATCTGTCAAGTTAACTTTAAACAAGTATTTGATCATCTTAACAAGTTGGTTTacttcttaaactttcaaaaaagaagcaaaacacaaaaatagaCCGCCTTTCATTAGTTTGATTGGTGAGAAGGTCAGACACGCTAGATGGACTGACCCACACGTTGGAGCGGGCAGGGTCAAACACACTGGATATGCTGGGCCGCAAAAGCTGGATGGGATGGTCCGCGCACGCTGGGAGTGGGATGGGCCGAACACGATGGGCGTGGGCTAGGCCGCGCACGCTGGGTGTGGGCTGGGACGTATACGATGGTTGTGGGCTGGGCTGCATTCGCTGTtactgggctgggccgaaCACACTGTAGTGGGCTGTGACGCCGACGCTGGAGAGGGCTGGGCCATGCACGCTGGAATTGGGCTGGACTGCACACGTAGGGACTGGGCTGGACCGCGCACGCTGGGACAGGGCTGGGCCGAACACGCTGGGACTGGGCTGGGCCGCGCACTCTGGGTGTGGGCTGGGTGGCACACGCTGACTGCACACACTGGGAGTGGGGTGGCCGCACACGATGGAAGTGGGCTAGGACGCGCACGCTGGGTGTGGGCTTGGCCGCACACTGGGAGTGGGCCGGACTACGCACGCTGGAAGTGAGTTGGGCCGCGCACAATGGTAGTGGGCTCGGCCGAACACGATGGTTGTGGGCTGGGCCGCACATGCTTTAAGTGGGCCGGACCGCGCACAAATCGAGTGGGCTGGCCCGCACACGCTTGGAGTGGGATGGGCCTCGCACGCTTTGAGGAAAAATTACACAATAATAGCAAAAATCGCACAATAATAGCAAAAATCGCACAATAATAGCAAAAATCGCACAATAATAGCAAAAATCGCACAGTAATAGCAAAAATCGCACAATAATAGCAAAAATCGCacaattatagaaaaaatcacacgttaataaaaaaaatcatcgcATAAGCAAAGATTATTAAACCAAAAGAGGAAAAATCAcacaataattgaaaaaatcagCACATTAAAATGATGTAtccattaaaagaaaaaattaataaaataataaggaAAGTATCTGAGTGGGGGCCACCCCATTATTACCTTTATTAAagactttttaaaaatggaaataagtattataaggaaaaaacaaaatattcattatttcttttggcTCTTACTTTGATTTATTTCCATGCAACTTACAACACCCAAAATGATGTCGTTTTAATGTCTTTcatatgtttaatatatatatatatatagaagatAACATCAGTTTTTTAGtagtattatttattattattattattttatttttgtattttaattcagaaaaataaaagataataaaagaataaaaggagTAGACGGCAGCAGTATTAGACTTTTCATCCTGAAAGACGGCAAGCAGTAAGCAGTTTCGTAGCTTTGAAGGCTACAGAattttgcttatttatttGCGACAAAGGGTTTAATCGGCAAACACTGCAAGCACCTTCGTGCGATCGCAATTGCGGCGTCTCAATGGTGAAGCTGTATGCGTCGTGTGCAGCCATGGTGGCGGTGCAAATTGGTATGgcttgttggatgatggaagtctcacatcagttaatttaaggatattctctccattggtactaAGCCTTTTAGAGATGCCCAAAGGAAAGCCACGAGAACTTATGctgaaagtggacaatatcataccattgtggagagacgtgttcgtctaacattgCTGATCCAATTCTCATGAAAGTGGCTAGCAACAGTTATCAGGTCATATAATTGTTTTACtatcagtttttttttataaactttttcccaacttttgattttgatcgaatACATTTTATTCTCCCTTTACGTTTAAAGATATAGTCGAAGTTGAGGGCATAGATTTTTTATgcctaaaatttcaatatatttatttgatttgtggaTGTGACATATTGGACTAGGAATGGAGTTAGTTACCTGTAGAATTAGCCATGCACTCCAAGCCACTGCTATTCCCAGAGTCATGATTCTTGTATATGTTTATGAGTGGCTCCTTCAAGATGGCTTTGGTTACGTGGGGTCCCTTCAAGAACGTGGAAATAAGGGAACCGTCAATGCAGATAACCGTCCTCAACATTTAGCACCACCTCTTGCGGTCTTGATATTCACTTTCTCCAATTAAATATTGtgttctttgtattttctcttttgggtttttcctacCCTGATAGCTAAGTGGTTAATAATGATCAAACCTTTATTGTTTAtgttattatttacttatgtATAAAGATTGGAGAAAGTGAATATCAAGATTACAAGAGGTGGTGCTAAAGTGTTGGGGACGGTTATCTGCATCGTTGATACTGAAATGCACAATACATCTGTAAATGATAATCAAGTGAATGAAAGTGTGAGAGAAACCAGAATTTCTCCAATTTCAGCTGCAAACGTTGCAAGTTAACTACAGAACACACCATGTGGCAGCGCAGTTGTTTTGTTTCactgtttttttgttgtaccaTTATTTGTGTTGGAAATAGCTTGTGCTTGGCTAATTCTTCAgaacataaatgaaataaagagaCTCAAAGATTTGCAAGCTTTGAAGGGCTGGGCTTTCCACGCGCGATAGGCGAGGACGCGCCCGCTGGATTGGGTTGGGCCTCGTTCAAGGGCTGGGCTGGTCCGCGAACGCTGGATGGATTGGGCCGCACGAGCTAGAGTGGGCTGGTCCGGGCACACTACATAGACTGGTCCGCACACTCTGTATTGGGCTAGGCCGCGCACGCTCGATTGAGCAAGGCCGAGCACACTGGTTTGGGCTGGGCCGCGCACGCCGGATTAGTTGGTCTGCACATGCTCAAGTGGGCTGGTGGACTTGCCCGCAGACGCAGCGTCGGCTGGACCTCGCTCGCGGGATGGGCTGGGGCGCGGACGCAGGATGAGCTGGGATGGGCCGCACACGCTGGATGGATGGCCACACAATCTAGAGTGGGCGGGTGGGCTGGCCGCACACACTGGATGGACTGGGCCACGCACACTATATTGGGCTTGCCCAGTGACACAATTGCgctttcgaaggcagcggactagcgattgtgcggcactcactttccagcaacaagtgagcttaagccaatttgttcttgcgtcgcctacggccaagcgacgtatgatcgagcctctagcctcggttttaaaagaaggttttagaaaacgaggagagagagattttggaaagagacgtattataagcaagcaagagaaagataacaacagCTTAGCATATATATGACCTtaggtaggg
Coding sequences within it:
- the LOC111783966 gene encoding WAT1-related protein At1g43650-like; the encoded protein is MAKLYASCAAMVAVQIGYGGSNILMKVASEKDLDPFVFFVYRHIIAFLVLLPFAYVIDRNKRTSLTISMTIKIFLLAILGSTIYLNLFYLGIKYTSATVASAFSNVTPSFTFVMAVLFRLEKVNIKTARGGAKVLGTVICIGGSLIFTFWKGPYLTKAIFKEPLINIYKNQDSGNSSGKDWIKGSAFIVLSEMSWSAWLILQTFVTRKYPAKLTITVLTCVFATAQSGFLALFFARDPEKWKLQWDARLLTIVYSGIIISAVGYFVQTWVISHNGPVFTSIFNPLMLIFVAIFSAFVFSERLHVGSLVGAFFIVLGLYLVLWGKKADHVVADEQQDNEKGLVDTEMQNTSVNDNEVKDSVRETRISPI